From Meles meles chromosome 5, mMelMel3.1 paternal haplotype, whole genome shotgun sequence, one genomic window encodes:
- the LOC123942378 gene encoding histone H2A type 1-B, translating into MSGRGKQGGKARAKAKTRSSRAGLQFPVGRVHRLLRKGNYSERVGAGAPVYLAAVLEYLTAEILELAGNAARDNKKTRIIPRHLQLAIRNDEELNKLLGRVTIAQGGVLPNIQAVLLPKKTESHHKAKGK; encoded by the coding sequence ATGTCGGGTCGCGGGAAGCAGGGCGGCAAGGCGCGCGCCAAGGCCAAGACGCGCTCGTCGCGGGCGGGTCTGCAGTTCCCGGTGGGCCGCGTGCACCGCCTGCTCCGCAAGGGCAACTACTCGGAGCGGGTCGGGGCCGGGGCACCCGTGTACCTGGCGGCCGTGCTCGAGTACCTGACGGCCGAGATCCTGGAGCTGGCGGGCAACGCGGCGCGCGACAACAAGAAGACGCGCATCATCCCGCGCCACCTGCAGCTGGCCATCCGCAACGACGAGGAGCTCAACAAGCTGCTGGGCCGCGTCACCATCGCGCAGGGCGGCGTGCTGCCCAACATCCAGGCCGTGCTGCTGCCCAAGAAGACCGAGAGCCACCACAAGGCCAAGGGCAAGTAA
- the LOC123941555 gene encoding histone H2B type 1-K-like, which translates to MPLSIYYKSLVLFHHLRLFLAVPEPAKSAPAPKKGSKKAVTKAQKDGKKRKRSRKESYSVYVYKVLKQVHPDTGISSKAMGIMNSFVNDIFERIAGEASRLAHYNKRSTITSREIQTAVRLLLPGELAKHAVSEGTKVVTKYTSAK; encoded by the exons ATGCCACTCAGTATTTACTACAAatcattggttttgtttcatcACCTCCGC TTGTTTCTGGCGGTACCCGAGCCAGCCAAGTCGGCGCCGGCCCCGAAGAAGGGCTCCAAGAAGGCGGTGACCAAGGCGCAGAAGGACGGCAAGAAGCGCAAACGCAGCCGCAAGGAGAGCTACTCGGTGTACGTGTACAAGGTGCTGAAGCAGGTGCACCCCGACACGGGCATCTCGTCCAAGGCCATGGGCATCATGAACTCGTTCGTCAACGACATCTTCGAGCGCATCGCGGGCGAGGCGTCCCGCCTGGCGCACTACAACAAGCGCTCGACCATCACGTCCCGGGAGATCCAGACGGCCGTGCGCCTGCTGCTGCCCGGGGAGCTGGCCAAGCACGCCGTGTCCGAGGGCACCAAGGTCGTCACCAAGTACACCAGCGCCAAGTGA